In Edaphobacter aggregans, the sequence TCAGCGAAAACGAAATCAATCTTCCGCCCAGCGGGTTTGTTGCCGGGCTCTATGTGGCCAACGATATCGCCACCGGCGTGCATAAGGCGCCCGCCAACATGGTGGTCGACTTGGCCATCGGCTTCGAACTGATGCTCAACAAGGCCCAACAGGACGTCCTGAATCCGCTGGGGATCAACTGCTTCCGCTTCTTCGAAGGACGCGGTTACCGATTGTGGGGTGCGCGGACGATCAGCTCCGATTCCCAATGGATGTACGTGAATGTGCGCCGATACTTCTGCTATCTGGAACACTCTATCGATTTGGGAACGCAGTGGGTGGTCTTCGAACCCAACAACCAGGCGCTTTGGGCCAGGGTGGCGCAGTCGGCGTCGAGTTTCCTGTACACGGAATGGCAGGCTGGCCACCTGATGGGTACCAAGCCGGAACAGGCCTACTTTGTGCGCTGCGATCAATCCACCATGACTCAGTACGATCTCGACAACGGACGTTTGATCTGCCTCATTGGTGTGGCCCCCGTCGAGCCGGCCGAATTTGTGATCTTCCGCATCGGTCAGTGGACGGCCTCACTGACTTCTTAAACCATGACTCCAGGGGGAGTCGGAAAGGAAACTTGCTATGGCGGTGCAGCGTGCTCGTCCTTATAGCCAATTTAATTTCATGGTCCAGATCGGGAATGACAACGGTCAGGGTGTGAATGCTGGGTTTCAGGAAGTGTCCGGTCTGGGAGTCGAGATTCACGTCGCTGAGTATCGCGCAGGAAACTGGTCGGATAATTCGCCGATCAAGGTGAATGGTTCCTATAAGGTTCCGGATGTCACCCTGAAACGTGGCCTGATCGCCGAGTTGACTCTTTTGCATGCCTGGCTCAAGGCCGTCCGCGACGGCGGCAATGATGCCAGCGTTCTGCTGCCGGTGGTTATCAATCTCATGAGCGAAGACCGAACGACGGCTGTTCAAACCTGGACGTTAACCAATGCGCGTCCCATGAAGTACACGGGCCCCTCACTCACCGGCAAGGGTACCGATGTCGCGATCGAAGAACTGGTCCTTGCCTCCGAGCACATTGAGATTTCCTGAAGAGTGATTATGACTACCCGGCTGCCAGGCGTCTATTTCGAAACGGTCGTGCCCCCGATTACCAGTACGTTGCCGCGCATGGACATTGCCGCCTTCGTGGGCTTTGCGGCATCGGGGCCGCTCGACGTACCGGTGGTTATCGAAGATGCCGGGCGGTTTCTGGAAATATACGGTCAAGATCAAACCCTGGCTTGGGATCCCGTTGCAGGAGAGACGGTGTATGCACAATTGCCGCCAACGGTGCGCGCCTTCTTTCGTAACGGCGGCGAACGGTGCTGGGTAGTGCGCGTTGCAGATGATACGGCGGCAGTTGCAAATGAATTCATGCTGCCTGGCATGCTGCTCGCCAGGTCCGGGCCGCCTAGTCAGGCCGGCTGGCTGCTCGCTCGTTCTGAAGGCAGCTGGTCCGATGACTACAATGTCAACGCCACCCTGAGCCTTGGGCCTATCCGGGCTGACCCTCCGCGGCCCAGCGCAGCCGGTATCTCGGTTGTGCTCTATCCCAATACGGTTACTTCGGTTGCGATCGGCGACTTGTTGCAAATTTCGTTTGATCCTCCGCCGGCAAGTCCCTCTTCACTCGTCGCTCCGATTCTGTACTTGCCGGTAAGTAAGGTGTCAGCTAAGAGTCTGATCACGGCGTCGGGGGCGGTTGAGCAGACCATCACCGCCTGCGGTACGGAGGCATATTGGTTTCGGCCCGCGGCCATGGAGGACTTCGCGCAACTCCAATCCAGCCCCGCATCCGGTCAGTTGAATCCGACGGTCGAGTGGCTCGTCGTTCCACAGAGTGTTACCTGGCTCACTCAGCCGCAGAATGCCGAACTCTGGATTGCGAGTTGGGGAATTGAGTACGCAACCAATCCACCAACTTTCGTTTTGGATGGCCTCCGTTCGCATGCGGAGAACATCCCCCCAGGTTCATGGCTGCTTGCCCAATTCGCTGCTGCCGATTTGCCAGAAGGAGCGCAACAATTATTGTTGCTGGTAGACAGCGTACGCGGCTCGAAGGCAACGGCGCCGGGTAGTCCTGGTTCTCCTCCGGGTGATCAGGAAACCGTCCAGATTGTGGTGAACGAGGCCTGGTGGGTGATGGACGATCAGGTGGGCTGGCTGCAAAATTTGTCTGCCCCGCGCGTGGATGTTGTCACAATGGAATTGTGGGTGCGGGACGGCTCCGGCCAGATCATCAGCCTGAGCAACCTCGGCCTCACTCCATTGCACCCGCGCTACATTGGCTATCTGCCGACCGACGAACAACTGTACGCGCGATCCGACCAGCCGTTGACGCCGCCCTGGAGCGAGCTTCTGTATGATATAGATCCTCCTCGTTTCGCGCTGGCTGCGCCCAATGATGATGCTTCGGCTCCAACCTCAACTGGAGCAAGCGCGCCGTCTTTGCCTTTCTATCTTCCCCTTGGAGTTCCTGGACTGGTAGATCCAAACTTTTACCAGCCCTCCGTCACGCAAACCGCGCCTGCCCTTCAGCGGGACGGATTAGTGCTGCCGACCGGACAAATCACCGCGAGCCTCTTTCTTGATCCCGATCTTGCGGATGCTACTGTGGACACTCTGCTAACCCAGGCTTTTCACAAACAGTACCAATTGCAGCGCGGAGATTTCCAGGGACCATCGGGAGAGCCACTCCTCAAAATGCATGCCATATTGCCGGTCGACGAGGTGAGTTTGCTGGCCTTACCGGACGCCATGCATCCGGGCTGGCAACCGGCGCCGGTTGCGCCCGGAGGAAGTATCGTCGCACCCAATCTGATTTCCATTTCCGAGCCCACGCCGCAAGCGCAGATCACCGCGTCGTGGACAGTGGTGGCGGGAGCGACATCCTATACGCTTCAGCAATCCAGTGATCCCCGGTTTGCCTCCTCTACCGTGGCCTGGAGTGGAGCCGGTAGCCCTGACCCGTCCAATCCGGGGTTCATTCAAGCCGGGTCGTTTGCCCAGCCAAGTGGATGTCCCAGCCTAGCGTACTTCCGGGTTTGTGCCAGTTACAGTGGCATTACCGGCCCATGGTCGAACACGGTTAGTCAGACTCTGTCCACTGAGCCCTTCGCGTCGTGTAATCCCCAGACACCCGACCCGCCCGTACTCGAAATGCTTCCCGAGAGCCGCGGTCGTGTGGCATTGCAGTGGTCGGTTGCACACACCATTGGGAACCTCTATCAGGTGCAGGTTGCGTATGAGCCGGCCTTTGCTTTGCCGGAGATAATTTTTCAGGGGAGCACTACCTACTTTGAGGTCTGGAGCGATCCCAGCCGCACCGCCTATTTCCGGGTGGGCGCCACCAGCGGAAATGAGACCAGCCCCTGGTCCAACACCGTCGTGGCGCAGTCCGATCAGCAATACGATCAGTATTGGATGAACCCGCCGCCGGCTCCCGGCAGCGCGGGCGCTTCTTCGAGCGAGCTCCTGCAGATTCACCAGGCCATGATCCGTTTATGCGCGGCTCGTGCCGATATGTTCGCATTCCTCGGTCTTCCTCGATCCTACGACGCTTCCACTTGCGTGCTTTACCAAAGCCTCTTGACGACCGCCTTGACCCCGGAGAATGGACCTACGACGCTCAGCTTTGCCGCCATCTACCACCCGTGGCTGGTGGTGCTGGACTCCGTCGACGAACAGCCAGGGGCGATCCGAAGCGTTTCGCCCGAGGGAGCGATGGCGGGAATCGCGGCCGCGCTCACCCTCTCGACGGGGGCATGGCTCTCTCCAGGCAATCACTTGCTGCAGGCGGTGGTGGATCTGGACGCGCAATTGGGCGACCAGACTCCGATGACGTTCTTCAATAATCAGCTCAATCTCGTCATTCAGGAAGCGTTGGGTTTTCTCACCATGAGTTCTTTTACGCTCAGCTCCTCGTCGCGGCTTTCCGAGATCAACGTGCGCCGCCTCTTGATTCTGCTGCGCCGGCTGGCACTGCGCGAGGGCATGGTGTACGTATTTCAACCCAATGACTCGACGTTCTGGCGCAGAGTGCAGCGGCGGTTTGAAGACGTGCTAAGCGATCTCTTCCTCCAGGGAGCTTTTGCCGGCAGCACGCAAAGCGAAAGCTTCCAGGTAACGACGGACAGCTCCATAAATGCTCTGGAAACCATCTCCCAAGGGCAGTTCATCGTGGACGTAAGTATTGCGCCGTCGCTTCCCCTCGAATTTCTGACGGTGCGCTTGTTACAAGAGGGTGGGGATCTGACATTAAGCGAGGAGACTTAGTCATGGCGAGCAATGCGATTTCGGCCCGACCCTTCACGACGTTCAACTTCGTCGTGCTGATCGACGTGGATGGAGTCGCCAATGGCAGCACCCAGGTCTGCGCGGCGTCGTTTTCGGAATGTGATGGCCTGGAAATGACGCTGGAGCCGAAGACCATTCGCGCAGGAGGAAGAAATTGGGGACCAGTGCATTTGGCAGGTGGAGTCAGCTACGGTCAGCTGGCGCTGAAGAGGGGAATGACGACCAATCTCGATCTCTGGAAGTGGTTCGAAAAGATGGTCCAGAACGGGCAGACAGGGTATCGCACCTCCGCCACGGTGGTGATCCGCGCATCCGACCAATCCGATCTCGCAGTCTTTCAACTTACAGGATGCCTCCCCGTCAAGTTAAAGGCGCCGGCACTGAACGCCAAGGATGGTCTGGTCGCAATCGAAGAGATGCAAATCGCTTACGAGTCTTTATCGCTGCAGGGGTCATAAGTCCGTCGGGCTCGGGCTCTTGAAGATTGAATCTGCCACAACTGAGGAGCATAGATGCCACAATCCGTCACATTAGAGACCGCGAGATTCCAGGAAGTTTATTGGGATAACCAGGGCAAGGTCAACGTCACCAACGGGGGTAAGAACTTTCAGGTCCAGTTCAACCCCCAGACGTTGAAGCTGACCTACTCGAATCAGAAGGCGGGTGGAGATCAGCCAAAAGGTTCCTCCACGCAGTTCGTCGGGCGTGGGGTCACTAAGCTCAGTCTCGAACTCTGGTTTGACGTCGCATTAGCGCAAACACAAAACAAAGCGACTGCCAAGGACGTCCGCCAGCTAACCCAGGAAGTTGTCTATTTCATGATTCCCAAAGATGCTCCGGCTTCGTCGGCCAAGAAGCAGGCTCCGCCTCCTCCAGGCCTGCAGATCAGCTGGGGTGCGTTTACCTTTGCCGGCAATATGGATTCGTTGGACGAAACCCTAGATTTCTTCTCCTCTGACGGCTATCCCTTGCGGTCCAGTCTCGCGATCAGTATCACCAGGCAGGAGATCCAATATGACGCGACCGCTGCGGCGACGCTGCAGAACCCCCAATCTGCAGGGCTTCAGGAGTACACCCCGGTACAGAGTAAACAGACGTTCCAGCAGATGGCGGCGAACGCAGGTTCCTCGTCGCTGCCAGGCGCGCCGGGATGGCAGGGGTTGGCGCTGGCCAACGGCATTGAGAATCCGCGCCTCATCGCAGCCGGCGCTTTAGTGAATGTTTCTGCGGACGTGTCGGTGAGTGCGAGCGCACAGCTAGGCGTGACAGCGCAGACCAGTGGACCGCTCAGCTTGAACCTGGGAACTTCGGGCACTGCGAGCGGAGGCGTCGCTCTGGGTTTTGTGGGTACGACCATCACCAGCGGTGGATCTGCTGGATTCCAGGCGAGTGCCGGCTTCAGTATCGGTAGCTGATAGCGAAGACATTATCGCTCTTGAAAGAACTGCGGAGGACGAGAGATGGCGGTCATCATTAACGAACTCGAAGTGGTGTTGGAAGCACCGGGCGCGCCCATTACAGCGGCGCCCGTCACAGCTGCGCCGCAACCATCGCAGCAGCTTCAACCTCTTGATCTCAGCGACGTCAGGGCTCGCGAAGCACGTAGCAAGTGGAGGCTGTTTGCCCACTAAGTTTTTTGACTAAGGAAGCAGAACCATGCCAGACAATGGCCTAATCCAGGGTAGTTATGGCGCGCGGCCCAGCATCATCGTTGGTGGGACGCAGCAGCCTGCCTTGAGCGACGGGCTGCAGGAGTTGCTGGTGGAAGAAACCACTGCCGGGCTCTCGCGCTGCGAGGCGACATTCGCCAACTGGGGTCCGAAGGGCAACTCCGCCGATTTCTTATATTTCGACCGTCAGCTTTTCGATTTCGGCAAGTCCCTGCAGATAACGATGGGAGCAGGCCCAGCCTCGGGTGTAGTTTTTCAGGGAAGGGTCATGGGAATGGAAGGCCGCTATCTGCGTTCCAGGCCGCCGGAATTGCTGGTGTTGGCCGAAGATCGGCTGCAGGATCTGCGGCTCACCCGACGCACCCGCACCTTCGAGAATCTAAGCGATTCTGATTTATTCCAGAGTGTGGCTTCGCAATATGGCCTGCAAACCAACATTGCAGTCAGTGGGCCGACCTATCGCGTGCTGGCGCAGATCAACCAAAGCGATCTGGCTTTTCTGCGCGAGCGTGCCCGCTCCATCGACGCCGAGCTGTGGATTGATGGCAGCACATTGAACGTGCAGTCCAGGAATCAGCGCGAAACCGATGATGTAACCCTCACCTTTGGCGAGGGTCTGATGGAATTTTCCGTGCTCGCGGATATTGCCGGTCAGGCCAGCGGTTTTGTGGTCTGTGGGTGGGATGTCCTGGGAAAGCGGGCCCTCAAGTATCGGGCCACTAGTACCATCCTTGCCGGGGAACTGAATGGAGACATGGCGGGCGCCACCGTGATGACGTCCGCGATCGGGAGCCACGATCAGCAGATCGTGCACGATCTGCCGTTTTCGGCGCAGGAGGCACAGGCGCTGGCCGAAAGCGAATATCGCCGCGCGGCCAGACGGTTCGTTACTGGAACCGGAGTGGCCGAGGGCGACGCGCGCCTCCGCGTGGGAACCAAACTAACGTTGCAAGCCACCGGAACCATGTTCGACGGCAACTATTACGTGACCCAAGTCCGGCACCTGTTTGACGGAGTCAATGGCTATCGAACTCAATTTGCAGTGGAGCGGACAGGAATCGCAACCTCATGATGCTCGCCGAAGACTATATCGACCAAGTAGAAGCGGCTCGCGTTCCGCGCGGGTATGGCGGCCATTTCTATGGCGCCTATCCCGCGCTCGTCAGCAACATCAAGGATCCCGACGGCCAGGGCCGGGTGAAGGTGTTGTTGCCGTGGTCGCCTGATGGGCAGGGCGCCTCGTATGAGGCATGGGCTCGTCTTGCCACGATGATGGGCGGGAATAATCGCGGCACATGGTTCATTCCCGACGTAAATGACGAAGTACTTGTGATCTTCATGGGTGGAGATCCAAGACAGCCCTGCGTGGTCGGCGGTTTGTGGAATGGTCAGGACGATCCGCCGGAGTCGATGGACAGTGCGGGCAAGAACTACATCAAGACCATTCGTTCCCGTAACGGTGTCCAGATCACGTTGGATGACACGGACGGCCAGGAGACAATGACGCTGCAGACCCCCGGCGGGCAGACGGTCACATTAGCCGATGGTCCAGGTTCCATCACGCTGCAGGACAGCAATGGGAATTCCATTCAGATGCAAGCAGCCGGGATAACCATCACCACCTCAGCCACGTTCACCGTGAATGCCAGCACCGTCGATATTTCCGCCGGCATGGTCACGGTGAATGCGGGAATGTCTACTTTTAGCGGTGTGGTTCAAGCCGACACGGCGATTACAAGCAGCATCATTAGCGCCAGTTATACACCCGGCGCTGGAAATATTTGGTAGAGCTGACATGTCTACACAAATTCAATGGTTAGCGCCCTCACCGCTCTGGTCGCCGCTCACCTCGGGCAGCGACAAGACGGCGTTCCGCTCGCCGTCGCTCCTGCGGTTCTCGAGCGATACGTTCATGACAGACCTGCAAACTCTGTTGGCCCAAACTCCGGCTGGCCTGGCGAACCTTGTAGCCCAACCCGAGACCTGGCGCTCCCCGGCAGTGGGTTTAGCAACCACCACGAGCGCGAGTACGTCTTCCGCGGCATCGAATGCAGATCAGACTCCCACCACACTCAAGTTATTTCAGCCGGTCCACGCCCGGTTTTATCTCGTGGCCGCTTCGCTGGTTTGC encodes:
- a CDS encoding phage tail protein; translation: MAVQRARPYSQFNFMVQIGNDNGQGVNAGFQEVSGLGVEIHVAEYRAGNWSDNSPIKVNGSYKVPDVTLKRGLIAELTLLHAWLKAVRDGGNDASVLLPVVINLMSEDRTTAVQTWTLTNARPMKYTGPSLTGKGTDVAIEELVLASEHIEIS
- a CDS encoding phage tail protein, encoding MASNAISARPFTTFNFVVLIDVDGVANGSTQVCAASFSECDGLEMTLEPKTIRAGGRNWGPVHLAGGVSYGQLALKRGMTTNLDLWKWFEKMVQNGQTGYRTSATVVIRASDQSDLAVFQLTGCLPVKLKAPALNAKDGLVAIEEMQIAYESLSLQGS
- a CDS encoding peptidoglycan-binding protein; translated protein: MPQSVTLETARFQEVYWDNQGKVNVTNGGKNFQVQFNPQTLKLTYSNQKAGGDQPKGSSTQFVGRGVTKLSLELWFDVALAQTQNKATAKDVRQLTQEVVYFMIPKDAPASSAKKQAPPPPGLQISWGAFTFAGNMDSLDETLDFFSSDGYPLRSSLAISITRQEIQYDATAAATLQNPQSAGLQEYTPVQSKQTFQQMAANAGSSSLPGAPGWQGLALANGIENPRLIAAGALVNVSADVSVSASAQLGVTAQTSGPLSLNLGTSGTASGGVALGFVGTTITSGGSAGFQASAGFSIGS
- a CDS encoding phage late control D family protein codes for the protein MPDNGLIQGSYGARPSIIVGGTQQPALSDGLQELLVEETTAGLSRCEATFANWGPKGNSADFLYFDRQLFDFGKSLQITMGAGPASGVVFQGRVMGMEGRYLRSRPPELLVLAEDRLQDLRLTRRTRTFENLSDSDLFQSVASQYGLQTNIAVSGPTYRVLAQINQSDLAFLRERARSIDAELWIDGSTLNVQSRNQRETDDVTLTFGEGLMEFSVLADIAGQASGFVVCGWDVLGKRALKYRATSTILAGELNGDMAGATVMTSAIGSHDQQIVHDLPFSAQEAQALAESEYRRAARRFVTGTGVAEGDARLRVGTKLTLQATGTMFDGNYYVTQVRHLFDGVNGYRTQFAVERTGIATS
- a CDS encoding phage baseplate assembly protein V encodes the protein MMLAEDYIDQVEAARVPRGYGGHFYGAYPALVSNIKDPDGQGRVKVLLPWSPDGQGASYEAWARLATMMGGNNRGTWFIPDVNDEVLVIFMGGDPRQPCVVGGLWNGQDDPPESMDSAGKNYIKTIRSRNGVQITLDDTDGQETMTLQTPGGQTVTLADGPGSITLQDSNGNSIQMQAAGITITTSATFTVNASTVDISAGMVTVNAGMSTFSGVVQADTAITSSIISASYTPGAGNIW